The following coding sequences are from one Diabrotica virgifera virgifera chromosome 2, PGI_DIABVI_V3a window:
- the LOC126880570 gene encoding uncharacterized protein LOC126880570, translating into MEQYYQGYENDEILDCHCSPYAECQQQQEEQYDDDLNCDCSPEAPCQESEENGEEYAEEDEFVCACSPNAICKKSPHERQLLELTDIGVLRPDMKTVDTDPLLEEPYSTVDLTNSQVLMTDVPNEEEVSGLDSNGGVVFYEPDDLFLYVAPQSHNLLIQRQRLLDSYIEDLSISEVEEAAVALRLLVNLFRQRRMDMNKLVPLFRIAKSDQMQTRDCGCPL; encoded by the exons ATGGAGCAGTATTATCAAG GCTATGAAAATGATGAGATCCTGGATTGTCATTGTTCACCATACGCAGAATGTCAACAGCAACAAG AAGAGCAATACGATGATGATTTAAATTGCGACTGTTCACCTGAGGCACCTTGTCAAGAAT CTGAAGAAAACGGTGAAGAATACGCAGAAGAAGATGAGTTTGTTTGCGCATGTTCACCAAACGCTATATGTAAAAAAT CTCCCCACGAAAGGCAGTTGCTGGAATTAACTGATATTG GTGTGTTAAGACCTGATATGAAAACAGTAGACACAGATCCTCTACTCGAAGAACCATATTCGACTGTAGATCTAACAAATTCGCAAGTACTTATGACAGATGTTCCAAATGAAGAGGAGGTTTCTGGATTGG actCTAACGGTGGCGTAGTCTTTTACGAACCAGATGACTTATTTCTATACGTCGCACCTCAAAGTCACAACCTACTGATTCAAAGACAAAGACTCCTGGATTCCTACATAGAAGATCTATCGATAAGTGAAGTAGAGGAAGCTGCAGTAGCATTGCGGTTGTTGGTTAATCTGTTCAGACAGAGACGAATGGATATGAACAAGTTGGTACCCTTGTTCAGAATTGCGAAGTCCGACCAGATGCAAACAAGAGATTGTGGGTGTCCCCTTTAA
- the LOC126880572 gene encoding male-specific sperm protein Mst84Dd-like yields the protein MGRLSDPCCRMPIYYPNIPPCPSIYVPLLYPVPSCCPPCDPCSCGPCPPCSPCPPCGFCPSCC from the exons ATGGGCCGATTATCAGATCCCTGTTGTAGAATGCCCATTTACTATCCAAATATTCCTCCCTGTCCCAGTATTTACGTTCCGTTGTTGTACCCAGTTCCGTCTTGCTGTCCACCTTGTGATCCGTGCAGTTGTGGTCCATGTCCACCATGTTCTCCTTGTCCTCCTTGTGGCTTTTGTCCATCG tgCTGCTAG